Proteins encoded together in one Thermococcus barophilus MP window:
- a CDS encoding HEPN domain-containing protein codes for MEQTMSKDNLKYCWEEYYYIGLQELNSSKCLFEHDFYPQALFHLQQSVEKLVKTVFFMTIWGLYSSNFSLFKKALEDCNILRKSQIGKLTLENFCIELPRMFGHNPTKKYLEFLVCVATKYYEQGPQVVSDNKKEKVDNMIKDLREFLGKPGKVIRGFTPTLVLEKVAEIEHIKMDPDEMRSYLDEHIDSISSENDRIPSETFKYFYKEFLPLFIGWFNAFLDIFEIVWLGILFEADNVHSWTRYPTESMTPLELTEEKMKEFKFLELLDTVGRLYTLPEQILQMKTSFEEKKPLFKKFFKQLVQTQEKRI; via the coding sequence ATGGAGCAAACTATGAGCAAAGACAACCTAAAATATTGTTGGGAGGAGTACTATTATATTGGACTGCAAGAATTAAATTCATCGAAGTGTTTATTTGAGCACGATTTTTATCCTCAGGCATTATTTCATCTTCAACAAAGTGTAGAAAAGCTTGTTAAGACTGTATTCTTCATGACCATTTGGGGATTGTATTCCAGTAATTTTTCTTTGTTCAAAAAAGCACTAGAGGACTGCAATATTCTCAGAAAAAGCCAAATAGGGAAATTAACATTAGAAAATTTCTGTATTGAGTTACCAAGAATGTTTGGCCACAATCCCACCAAAAAATACTTGGAATTCCTCGTTTGCGTGGCTACTAAATACTATGAACAGGGTCCCCAGGTTGTGAGTGACAACAAGAAGGAGAAGGTGGACAATATGATAAAGGATCTCAGAGAGTTCTTAGGAAAACCTGGAAAAGTTATAAGGGGATTTACTCCAACCCTTGTCCTAGAAAAGGTAGCAGAAATAGAGCATATCAAAATGGATCCCGATGAAATGCGTTCTTATTTAGATGAGCATATTGATAGCATCTCCTCAGAAAATGATCGAATTCCATCTGAAACGTTTAAATATTTTTATAAGGAATTTTTACCTCTTTTCATAGGTTGGTTTAATGCATTTTTGGATATATTTGAGATAGTATGGCTTGGAATACTTTTTGAAGCAGATAATGTCCATAGTTGGACTAGGTATCCTACTGAAAGCATGACTCCCTTAGAACTTACAGAAGAGAAAATGAAAGAATTCAAGTTTCTTGAGTTACTGGATACTGTGGGTAGACTTTACACCTTGCCAGAGCAGATACTTCAAATGAAGACTAGTTTTGAGGAGAAAAAGCCTTTATTCAAGAAATTTTTTAAGCAACTTGTCCAAACTCAGGAAAAAAGAATATAA
- the leuS gene encoding leucine--tRNA ligase has product MVDFRAIEEKWQKKWNEEKIFEPKIDRNKPKFYITVAFPYLSGHLHVGHARTYTIPDVIARFKRMQGYNVLFPMAWHITGSPIVGIAERIKHRDPQTIFVYRDVYKVPEEILWTFEDPINIVKYFMKAAKETFIRAGFSVDWSREFHTTSLHPQFNAFITWQFLRLKEKGLIVKGAHRVRWDPVVGTPLGDHDLMDGEDVPILEYILIKFILEENGEIIYLPAATLRPETVYGVTNMWLNPNATYVKAKVKYKGKEETWIVSKEAAYKLSFQDKEIEVLEEFKGEKLIGKWVKNPVTGDEVIILPADFVDPDNATGVVMSVPAHAPFDHAALEDLKRNTEILLKYDIDPRIVENITYISLIELEGYGEFPAVEEAEKLGVKSQEDKEKLEQATKTIYKAEYHKGIFKIEPYKGIPVSKVKDLVAEDMKKKGIADIMYEFADKNVISRFGNRAVVKIIHDQWFIDYGNPEWKAKAFECLEQMKIIPESRRAQFRAVFDWIEKKACARKIGLGTPLPWDPEWVIESLSDSTIYMAYYTISRAINKYGIKGEQLIPELFDYIFLEERSGEKEKELSNKTGIPAEVIKEMKEEFEYWYPLDWRCSAKDLIPNHLTFFVFNHVAIFDKKYWPKGIAVNGYGTLEGKKMSKSKGNVLNFIDAINENGADVVRLYIMSLAEHDSDFDWRSKEVSKLKGQLERFYELISEFAEYDAKPAELKDIDKWMLHRINKAIEGATKALEEFRTRTAVQWAFYSILNDLRWYMRRTEGRDDEAKRYVLRTLADVWVRLMAPFTPHICEELWEKLGGDGFVSLAKWPEPNPEWWNETIELEENYIKSLIEDIKEIIRVAKLEDAKRAYIYTAPEWKWKVAEIVAEKRDFKAVMSEVMKDPEMRKKGKEVASLVNKLIKERAFEIKRIDEEKALKEAKDFIEKELGLEIIINPEEDKGGKAKQAMPMKPAVFIE; this is encoded by the coding sequence ATGGTAGATTTTAGGGCTATTGAGGAGAAGTGGCAGAAGAAGTGGAACGAAGAGAAAATCTTTGAGCCAAAGATAGATAGAAATAAGCCAAAGTTCTACATTACAGTTGCTTTCCCATACCTATCAGGGCATCTGCACGTTGGGCACGCAAGGACGTACACAATCCCAGATGTTATAGCGAGATTCAAGAGAATGCAGGGCTACAATGTCCTGTTCCCAATGGCATGGCACATCACAGGTTCTCCAATAGTTGGAATTGCTGAAAGAATAAAGCACCGCGATCCTCAGACGATTTTCGTTTACAGAGACGTTTACAAAGTACCGGAAGAAATTCTGTGGACGTTTGAAGACCCAATAAACATCGTCAAATACTTCATGAAAGCAGCAAAAGAGACATTCATTAGGGCTGGATTCAGCGTTGACTGGAGTAGAGAGTTTCACACAACTTCTCTGCATCCACAGTTTAACGCCTTCATAACTTGGCAGTTCTTGAGGCTGAAAGAGAAAGGACTGATAGTCAAGGGAGCCCACAGGGTTAGGTGGGATCCCGTAGTCGGCACTCCGCTCGGTGACCACGATTTAATGGATGGAGAAGATGTTCCAATTTTGGAGTACATCCTGATTAAGTTCATCTTGGAGGAGAATGGTGAGATTATCTACTTACCAGCTGCAACACTGAGGCCAGAGACAGTTTACGGAGTAACCAACATGTGGCTGAATCCCAATGCCACATATGTCAAAGCTAAAGTGAAATACAAAGGGAAGGAAGAGACGTGGATAGTCAGCAAAGAGGCAGCATATAAGCTGAGCTTCCAAGATAAAGAGATTGAAGTCTTGGAGGAGTTCAAGGGGGAGAAGCTGATAGGCAAGTGGGTTAAGAATCCCGTCACTGGAGATGAGGTAATAATTCTACCAGCAGATTTCGTAGATCCAGATAATGCAACAGGTGTCGTTATGAGCGTTCCAGCGCATGCTCCATTTGATCATGCCGCCTTAGAAGATTTAAAGAGAAACACAGAGATTCTGCTGAAATACGATATTGACCCAAGAATCGTCGAAAACATCACATACATCTCGCTGATTGAGCTGGAAGGCTACGGCGAGTTCCCAGCAGTTGAGGAAGCAGAAAAATTGGGAGTAAAAAGTCAAGAGGATAAAGAAAAGCTGGAGCAGGCAACAAAAACAATATACAAGGCTGAATACCATAAGGGCATCTTCAAGATTGAGCCGTACAAGGGCATTCCAGTCAGCAAAGTCAAGGACTTAGTTGCCGAAGACATGAAGAAGAAAGGAATCGCCGATATTATGTACGAGTTCGCAGATAAGAATGTTATTTCAAGATTTGGAAACAGAGCTGTGGTTAAGATAATCCACGACCAGTGGTTCATTGACTATGGAAACCCAGAGTGGAAAGCTAAGGCTTTTGAGTGCTTGGAGCAGATGAAAATAATTCCAGAGTCAAGGAGAGCCCAGTTTAGAGCGGTGTTTGATTGGATAGAGAAGAAGGCATGTGCCAGAAAGATTGGACTGGGGACCCCGCTACCTTGGGATCCAGAATGGGTGATTGAGAGCTTGAGCGATTCGACGATTTACATGGCTTACTATACAATCTCAAGAGCTATTAACAAGTACGGCATCAAAGGGGAGCAACTGATTCCAGAGCTGTTCGATTACATTTTCTTGGAAGAGAGGAGCGGAGAGAAAGAGAAGGAACTGAGTAACAAGACTGGAATCCCAGCAGAGGTAATCAAGGAAATGAAGGAGGAATTTGAGTACTGGTATCCGCTGGACTGGAGATGTTCCGCTAAGGACCTAATCCCAAACCACCTGACGTTCTTCGTCTTCAACCATGTAGCAATCTTTGACAAGAAGTACTGGCCAAAGGGAATAGCCGTCAACGGCTACGGAACGCTGGAAGGCAAAAAGATGAGCAAGAGCAAAGGAAACGTGCTGAACTTCATTGATGCAATAAATGAGAACGGAGCCGATGTTGTGAGGCTGTACATAATGAGCCTGGCTGAGCATGACAGCGACTTTGACTGGAGGAGCAAAGAGGTATCAAAGCTGAAAGGACAGCTGGAGAGGTTCTATGAGCTGATAAGCGAATTTGCAGAATATGATGCGAAGCCAGCCGAGCTGAAAGACATTGACAAGTGGATGCTGCACCGCATAAATAAGGCAATTGAGGGAGCAACTAAAGCCTTGGAAGAATTCAGAACAAGGACTGCTGTCCAGTGGGCATTCTACAGCATATTGAACGACTTGAGATGGTACATGAGGAGAACTGAAGGCAGAGACGACGAAGCAAAGCGCTATGTCTTGAGAACACTGGCAGATGTATGGGTTCGCCTGATGGCACCGTTTACACCGCATATCTGTGAGGAGCTGTGGGAAAAGTTGGGCGGAGATGGATTTGTCAGTCTGGCTAAGTGGCCTGAGCCAAATCCAGAGTGGTGGAACGAAACAATAGAGCTGGAAGAAAATTACATTAAGTCGCTGATTGAGGACATTAAGGAAATCATAAGGGTTGCAAAGCTGGAAGATGCAAAGAGGGCTTACATCTACACTGCCCCAGAGTGGAAGTGGAAGGTTGCTGAGATTGTCGCAGAGAAGAGAGACTTTAAAGCCGTGATGAGCGAAGTCATGAAGGATCCAGAGATGAGAAAGAAGGGCAAAGAAGTTGCAAGCTTGGTGAACAAGCTGATTAAGGAGAGGGCTTTTGAGATAAAGCGCATTGATGAGGAAAAAGCATTGAAAGAAGCAAAAGACTTCATTGAGAAAGAGCTTGGCTTAGAAATAATCATTAATCCAGAGGAGGACAAGGGTGGAAAAGCTAAACAGGCAATGCCGATGAAGCCTGCGGTGTTTATTGAGTAA
- a CDS encoding 50S ribosomal protein L15e, translating to MGMYKYIREAWKSPKKSYVGQLLKVRMIKWRREPSVVRIERPTRLDRARSLGYQAKQGYVIVRVRVRRGGRKRPRWRGGRKPSKMGMVKYSPKKSLQWIAEEKAARKFPNLEVLNSYWVGEDGMYKWFEVIMVDPHHPVIKSDPKIAWIAMKVHKGRVFRGLTSAGKKSRGLRNKGKGAEKVRPSIRANKGKGK from the coding sequence ATGGGAATGTACAAATACATTAGGGAAGCTTGGAAGAGCCCAAAGAAAAGCTATGTTGGACAGCTTTTGAAGGTTAGAATGATTAAGTGGAGAAGGGAGCCAAGCGTTGTTAGGATTGAGAGACCAACAAGGCTTGACAGAGCAAGGAGCTTAGGCTATCAGGCAAAGCAGGGTTATGTGATCGTTAGGGTTAGAGTTAGGAGAGGAGGAAGAAAGAGGCCCAGGTGGAGGGGCGGTAGAAAGCCAAGCAAGATGGGTATGGTAAAGTACTCACCAAAGAAGTCTTTGCAATGGATTGCCGAGGAAAAGGCAGCAAGAAAGTTCCCCAACCTTGAGGTGCTCAACTCCTACTGGGTTGGCGAGGATGGAATGTACAAGTGGTTTGAGGTTATAATGGTCGATCCGCACCACCCAGTCATTAAGTCTGATCCTAAGATAGCTTGGATTGCAATGAAGGTTCACAAGGGCAGAGTCTTTAGAGGCCTCACAAGTGCGGGTAAGAAGTCAAGAGGACTTAGAAACAAGGGCAAGGGTGCTGAGAAAGTCAGACCAAGCATTAGAGCAAATAAGGGTAAGGGCAAGTGA
- a CDS encoding RNA-binding protein — MAKLQAHSVKIRTFIHATEDPEKVLEALETLFPEDLSPQDVDFEIIETEGYFGNPILVMDAEIRKSKNVRRFLENLKALLSEEDKAYLMEHAEEKVDETGTLYIRFDKQRAYLGEVKVTEGEDVIHVRIKVKAFPMKKESVVKSVKEWLSE, encoded by the coding sequence ATGGCAAAGCTTCAAGCTCATAGTGTAAAAATTAGAACGTTCATTCATGCAACTGAAGACCCTGAGAAAGTGCTGGAGGCTTTGGAAACTCTATTTCCGGAGGATTTGTCACCTCAAGATGTAGACTTCGAGATAATTGAAACAGAGGGTTACTTTGGAAACCCGATCCTCGTCATGGATGCAGAAATTAGGAAAAGCAAAAATGTAAGAAGATTCCTTGAAAACCTCAAAGCGCTGCTCAGTGAGGAGGACAAAGCCTACCTCATGGAGCATGCTGAAGAGAAAGTTGACGAGACTGGAACCCTTTACATTCGCTTTGATAAGCAGAGAGCATACTTAGGGGAGGTTAAAGTAACTGAGGGAGAAGATGTAATACATGTGAGAATTAAGGTCAAAGCTTTTCCAATGAAGAAGGAAAGCGTTGTAAAATCAGTTAAGGAGTGGCTGAGCGAATGA
- a CDS encoding Ribonuclease P protein component 3, which translates to MKFIEMDIRDEKAYELAEEWYDEVVFTKKLPLNGSPDYEKLKEEIRELKKKYGKVALLVITNKPSLIRELKNRNLRALIYVQGGNMKVNRFALEIGVDALISPEFGRKDNGFDHVLAKIAAKNDVAIGFSISQLLKANPYGRANILKFMMKNWQLVEKYKVPRFITSSAESKWEVRAPRDLMSLGVAIGMEISQAKASVGFYPEKIVKRAY; encoded by the coding sequence ATGAAGTTCATTGAGATGGATATCAGGGACGAGAAAGCTTACGAATTAGCTGAGGAATGGTATGATGAGGTTGTCTTTACAAAAAAGCTCCCATTAAACGGCAGTCCAGACTATGAAAAACTGAAAGAAGAAATCAGAGAGCTCAAGAAAAAATACGGCAAAGTTGCTCTTCTCGTGATTACAAATAAACCCTCACTAATTAGAGAACTTAAAAACCGTAATCTTAGGGCTTTAATTTATGTCCAGGGGGGCAATATGAAAGTTAACCGCTTTGCTCTTGAGATTGGTGTTGATGCCCTCATAAGTCCGGAATTTGGGAGAAAAGATAACGGATTTGATCATGTTCTTGCGAAAATTGCCGCTAAGAATGATGTTGCAATTGGCTTTTCTATATCCCAGCTTTTGAAGGCAAATCCATATGGGAGGGCTAATATTTTGAAGTTTATGATGAAGAACTGGCAGCTCGTTGAGAAGTACAAAGTGCCAAGATTCATTACATCCTCGGCAGAGAGTAAATGGGAAGTTAGGGCTCCAAGGGATTTAATGAGCCTTGGAGTTGCTATAGGGATGGAGATTTCTCAAGCAAAGGCTTCAGTTGGTTTTTATCCCGAAAAAATTGTAAAAAGAGCATATTAA
- a CDS encoding TrpB-like pyridoxal phosphate-dependent enzyme translates to MEKVKAVLKPEEMPKKWYNILPDLPEPLAPPLDQETDKPINPEKLKRIFAEELVKQEMSSKRFIEIPEEILEVYIKIGRPTPLFRATHLEKALKTPARIYFKYEGATITGSHKINTALAQAYYAKNQGIERLVTETGAGQWGTALSLAGALFGLKIRVYMARASYQQKPYRKILMQTYGAEIYPSPSDRTSIGRKFLAQDPNHPGGLGIAISEAIEDVLNDENARYSLGSVLNHVLMHQTIIGEEARLQMELLDEEPTTIVGCVGGGSNFAGLAYPFVRDVLKGKAGYEFYAIEPRAAPSMTRGVYTYDYGDSGRLTPKIKMHTLGHTYYVPPIHAGGLRYHGLAPTLSILINHGIVKPKAYHQTEIFEAAVLFARTEGIVPAPESAHAVKGVIDLALKAKENGEKKVILFNLSGHGLLDLKGYEDFLEGRLNDYEPKEFPILEGS, encoded by the coding sequence ATGGAAAAGGTTAAAGCCGTTTTGAAGCCAGAAGAAATGCCAAAGAAGTGGTACAACATTTTGCCCGATTTGCCAGAGCCGCTGGCTCCGCCATTAGACCAAGAAACAGATAAGCCAATAAATCCAGAGAAGCTGAAGAGAATTTTTGCTGAAGAGTTAGTTAAGCAGGAAATGAGCAGTAAAAGGTTCATTGAAATACCGGAGGAAATTTTAGAGGTGTATATTAAGATTGGAAGACCAACCCCGCTTTTCAGGGCAACACACTTGGAAAAAGCTCTCAAAACACCAGCAAGGATTTACTTCAAGTATGAAGGAGCAACGATAACAGGAAGTCACAAAATAAACACTGCCTTAGCCCAAGCTTATTATGCTAAAAATCAAGGTATTGAGAGGTTAGTCACTGAAACTGGTGCAGGTCAGTGGGGAACAGCTCTATCTTTAGCGGGAGCTCTGTTTGGGCTGAAAATTAGGGTGTACATGGCAAGGGCAAGCTATCAGCAGAAGCCTTACAGAAAAATACTAATGCAAACCTATGGAGCAGAGATTTATCCATCACCAAGCGACAGAACAAGCATTGGAAGGAAGTTTTTAGCTCAAGACCCCAATCATCCAGGGGGATTGGGGATAGCAATAAGTGAAGCTATAGAAGATGTTTTGAATGACGAAAATGCCCGCTACTCACTTGGTAGTGTTTTAAATCACGTTTTAATGCATCAGACAATTATTGGAGAGGAAGCAAGGCTTCAAATGGAGCTGCTTGATGAAGAGCCAACAACAATAGTCGGCTGTGTTGGAGGTGGAAGCAACTTTGCTGGCTTAGCTTATCCGTTCGTTAGAGATGTTTTGAAAGGCAAAGCAGGATATGAGTTCTATGCGATAGAGCCGAGAGCAGCACCCTCAATGACAAGAGGAGTTTACACTTACGACTATGGAGACAGCGGAAGGCTAACGCCGAAGATAAAGATGCACACCTTGGGACACACCTATTATGTTCCCCCAATTCATGCTGGAGGGCTGAGATATCACGGCTTAGCTCCAACACTGAGCATTCTAATAAACCACGGTATAGTAAAGCCTAAGGCGTATCATCAAACGGAGATATTTGAGGCGGCAGTTCTATTTGCAAGAACCGAAGGTATCGTTCCAGCACCAGAAAGTGCCCATGCGGTGAAAGGCGTAATTGACTTAGCATTAAAAGCAAAAGAAAATGGAGAGAAGAAAGTTATCCTATTCAATCTAAGCGGACATGGATTGCTTGACCTTAAAGGATACGAGGACTTCCTTGAAGGAAGACTTAATGACTACGAACCCAAGGAGTTTCCAATTTTAGAAGGCTCTTAA
- a CDS encoding ribonuclease P protein component 2, with protein sequence MKERPKTLPPTLRDKHRYIAFQVIGERNFKKDEIKKAIWDAALRVLGELGTSRAKPWFIKFNERTQTGILRCDRKHVEEVRFALAMLTEINGSKAIIRTLGVSGTIKRLRLKFLKEFGW encoded by the coding sequence ATGAAAGAGAGACCAAAAACTTTACCCCCAACGCTTCGCGATAAACACCGCTACATTGCTTTTCAGGTAATTGGGGAGAGGAACTTCAAAAAAGATGAAATCAAAAAAGCGATTTGGGATGCCGCCCTAAGAGTCCTTGGAGAATTAGGAACTTCAAGGGCAAAACCTTGGTTCATTAAGTTTAACGAAAGAACTCAAACCGGAATCCTCAGATGTGATAGAAAGCATGTGGAAGAAGTTCGTTTTGCTTTGGCTATGCTAACTGAAATTAATGGGTCAAAAGCTATAATAAGGACACTTGGGGTTTCTGGGACGATAAAGCGTTTGAGACTGAAGTTTTTGAAGGAATTTGGATGGTAA
- the psmA gene encoding archaeal proteasome endopeptidase complex subunit alpha, translated as MAFVPPQAGYDRAITVFSPDGRLFQVQYAREAVKRGATAVGVKCKEGVVLAVEKRVTSRLIEPESYEKIFQIDDHIAAASSGIIADARVLVDRARLEAQIYRLTYGEPVPLTVLVKKICDLKQMHTQYGGVRPFGAALLMAGVNEKPELFETDPSGAYFEWKAVAIGSGRNTAMAIFEEKYRDDMTLEDAIKLAVLALAKTMEEPSPENIEVAVITVKEKKFKKISKEKVAKCLEEAIKEAEEEEVAEKEEDYTELDSNY; from the coding sequence ATGGCGTTTGTACCACCACAAGCCGGGTATGATAGGGCTATAACTGTTTTCAGCCCTGATGGAAGGCTTTTCCAAGTACAATACGCAAGAGAAGCCGTTAAAAGAGGTGCAACAGCTGTAGGAGTAAAATGCAAAGAAGGTGTGGTTTTAGCTGTGGAAAAAAGGGTAACAAGCAGGTTAATTGAGCCAGAAAGTTATGAAAAGATTTTCCAGATTGACGACCACATAGCGGCTGCATCAAGTGGTATAATAGCGGATGCAAGGGTTTTGGTTGATAGAGCACGTTTAGAGGCTCAGATTTATCGCCTAACATATGGTGAACCAGTTCCCCTCACCGTTTTGGTAAAGAAGATTTGTGACCTCAAGCAGATGCACACCCAATATGGTGGTGTTAGACCATTTGGTGCTGCTCTTTTAATGGCAGGCGTTAATGAAAAGCCTGAACTCTTTGAAACAGATCCAAGCGGAGCATACTTTGAGTGGAAGGCAGTAGCAATTGGCAGTGGAAGGAACACAGCTATGGCAATCTTTGAAGAGAAATACAGGGATGATATGACCCTTGAGGATGCGATAAAATTGGCAGTGCTGGCTTTGGCAAAAACAATGGAAGAACCTTCCCCAGAGAACATAGAGGTTGCAGTGATCACAGTTAAGGAAAAGAAGTTCAAGAAGATAAGCAAAGAGAAAGTCGCAAAGTGCCTCGAGGAGGCAATAAAAGAGGCGGAAGAAGAGGAAGTTGCTGAGAAAGAAGAAGACTACACCGAATTAGACAGCAACTACTGA
- a CDS encoding ribosome assembly factor SBDS, which translates to MPISVDKAVIARLKTHGETFEILVDPYLARDFKEGKDVPIEEILATPYVFKDAHKGDKASEHEMEKIFGTSDPYEVAKIILKKGEVQLTAQQRREMLEEKKKQIATIIHKHAVDPRTGYPHPVDRILRAMEEAGVRVDVFKDAEAQVPDVIKAIRRFLPLKIEVKVIAVKIPSDYVGKAYGEVRKFGTIKREEWASDGSWMFLIEIPGGVEEEFYEKLNALTKGNVVTKLIERKGL; encoded by the coding sequence ATGCCAATAAGTGTTGATAAGGCAGTGATTGCAAGGTTAAAGACACATGGGGAAACATTTGAAATTCTGGTTGACCCTTATCTTGCCAGAGATTTCAAAGAGGGTAAAGATGTACCAATAGAGGAAATTCTTGCCACTCCTTATGTTTTTAAAGATGCACACAAAGGGGATAAAGCAAGCGAGCATGAGATGGAAAAAATCTTTGGAACAAGTGACCCATACGAAGTCGCAAAGATAATTCTCAAGAAGGGAGAAGTCCAGCTTACAGCCCAGCAGAGAAGGGAGATGCTCGAAGAAAAGAAAAAGCAAATAGCTACAATAATTCACAAGCATGCAGTTGACCCAAGGACTGGTTATCCTCATCCTGTTGATAGAATCCTGAGGGCTATGGAGGAGGCAGGAGTCAGGGTTGACGTATTTAAGGATGCCGAAGCCCAAGTTCCAGACGTCATAAAGGCTATTCGAAGGTTCTTGCCGCTTAAGATTGAGGTCAAGGTGATAGCTGTAAAGATACCTTCTGATTATGTAGGAAAAGCTTATGGAGAAGTTAGAAAATTTGGAACAATTAAAAGAGAAGAATGGGCAAGCGACGGCTCATGGATGTTTCTTATTGAGATTCCAGGTGGAGTTGAAGAGGAATTTTATGAAAAACTTAACGCCCTTACAAAGGGCAATGTTGTGACTAAACTTATAGAGAGGAAGGGACTATGA
- the rrp4 gene encoding exosome complex RNA-binding protein Rrp4: protein MRRVFVQNRELVVPGTLLAQGPFKNGRGTFKEGNRIYSTVVGLVDIRNDFIRVIPLEGPYIPEVGDNVIGKIVDVKFSSWTVDIGAPYQATLRIQDAVEEKIDLLKTDLRKIFDIGDIIYAKVKAFNEVNQIDLTTKGMPFNGGPLKGGQIVKITPSKVPRLIGKGGSMINLIKKMTQTRIIVGQNGWVWVSGRKEELERVAIEAILKVDRESHTQGLTDRVKELLLTRLKELKEQGIIGEIPQIEEGEGNDGKA from the coding sequence ATGAGAAGGGTTTTTGTACAAAATAGAGAATTGGTGGTTCCAGGAACGCTGTTGGCACAGGGGCCGTTCAAGAACGGCAGAGGCACTTTCAAGGAAGGAAACAGAATTTACTCAACGGTTGTTGGTCTTGTGGACATAAGGAATGACTTCATAAGGGTCATTCCGCTTGAAGGACCATACATCCCAGAAGTCGGAGACAATGTCATTGGGAAGATAGTGGATGTAAAATTCTCAAGCTGGACTGTAGACATTGGAGCACCTTATCAGGCGACACTGAGAATACAGGATGCTGTTGAAGAAAAAATTGATCTCCTAAAAACAGATTTAAGGAAAATATTTGATATTGGAGACATAATTTATGCGAAAGTGAAAGCCTTCAATGAAGTGAATCAGATTGATTTAACAACAAAGGGAATGCCTTTTAACGGCGGTCCATTGAAAGGTGGGCAGATTGTAAAGATAACCCCCTCTAAAGTGCCCCGTTTGATTGGTAAAGGCGGTTCTATGATAAATCTAATCAAAAAAATGACCCAGACAAGAATTATAGTCGGGCAAAACGGATGGGTATGGGTCAGTGGGAGAAAAGAGGAGCTTGAGAGAGTAGCAATTGAGGCAATACTTAAGGTTGATAGAGAAAGTCACACACAAGGACTGACTGATAGAGTAAAAGAGCTGCTTTTGACAAGATTAAAGGAGCTTAAAGAGCAGGGAATTATTGGGGAAATACCTCAAATAGAAGAGGGTGAAGGAAATGATGGGAAAGCCTGA
- the rrp41 gene encoding exosome complex exonuclease Rrp41: MMGKPEDIKLIDENGRRIDGRKKYELRPIKMEVGVLKNADGSAYIEWGKNKILAAVYGPREIHPKHLQRPDRAILRVRYNMAPFSVEERKKPGPDRRSVEISKVIRGALEPAIILELFPRTAIDVFIEVLQADAGTRVAGITAASLALADAGIPMKDLVSACAAGKIEGQIVLDLNKEEDNYGEADVPVAIMPIKNDITLLQMDGYLTREEFLEAVRLAIKGAKAVYQKQREALKEKYIKIAQEVGE, translated from the coding sequence ATGATGGGAAAGCCTGAAGATATAAAGCTTATTGATGAGAATGGAAGAAGAATTGATGGCAGAAAAAAGTATGAGCTCAGACCAATTAAAATGGAAGTTGGTGTTTTGAAGAATGCTGATGGTTCTGCTTATATAGAATGGGGGAAGAACAAAATTCTCGCCGCGGTTTATGGGCCAAGAGAAATTCATCCAAAGCACTTACAGAGACCAGATAGAGCAATATTAAGAGTTAGATACAACATGGCTCCCTTTAGTGTTGAAGAAAGAAAAAAGCCCGGACCAGACAGGAGGAGTGTTGAAATAAGCAAAGTCATCAGAGGGGCATTGGAGCCGGCAATCATACTGGAGCTTTTCCCAAGAACTGCAATTGATGTTTTCATTGAGGTTCTCCAGGCAGATGCAGGAACGAGAGTTGCTGGAATTACTGCCGCTTCTTTGGCACTGGCAGATGCGGGAATTCCTATGAAAGACTTAGTTTCCGCATGTGCTGCTGGAAAGATCGAGGGACAGATTGTCCTTGACTTGAACAAGGAGGAGGACAACTACGGAGAGGCTGATGTCCCAGTTGCAATAATGCCGATAAAGAACGATATAACCCTTCTGCAGATGGACGGTTACTTGACAAGAGAGGAGTTCCTTGAGGCTGTGAGGCTTGCAATAAAAGGTGCAAAGGCAGTCTATCAAAAACAGAGAGAGGCATTGAAAGAAAAATACATCAAGATAGCCCAGGAGGTAGGTGAGTAA